In a genomic window of Struthio camelus isolate bStrCam1 chromosome 20, bStrCam1.hap1, whole genome shotgun sequence:
- the BRD3OS gene encoding putative uncharacterized protein BRD3OS, translating to MTDKVMNGRVPLPEKALSEGYARLRYRDTSLLIWQQQQQKLESAPPNTYLSRSRSMWYSQYGNEAILVRDKNKLDVSRDTGQSKFCAIM from the coding sequence ATGACTGACAAAGTGATGAACGGGCGGGTGCCCCTGCCTGAAAAAGCCTTGTCGGAGGGCTATGCCCGGCTGCGGTACAGGGACACCTCGCTGCTcatctggcagcagcagcagcagaagctggagTCTGCCCCTCCCAACACGTACTTGAGTCGGAGCCGGAGTATGTGGTACTCACAGTACGGCAACGAAGCGATCCTGGTACGGGACAAAAACAAGCTGGACGTCTCCAGGGACACGGGGCAATCTAAGTTTTGTGCTATTATGTAA